Part of the Paracoccus sp. S3-43 genome, GGAAGACAGCTTGGGAGTTCCTGCAGCACATGCTCGAAGCCGTGCCCTATCAGGTCCATACCATCCTCACCGACAACGGTATTCAGTTCGCCGAGCAGCCTCGGAACCGGAACACCATCTATTCCAGACCTATGCGCTTTGACATGATCTGCGAGGCCAACGGCATTGAGCACCGCCTGACGAAGCCCAACCACCCGTGGACCAACGGTCAGGTCGAGCGGATGAACCGCACGATCAAGGACGCCACCGTCAAACGCTTTCACTACACCAGCCACGACGAGCTCCGCACGCATCTCGCCGACTTCATGGCAGCCTACAACTTCGCGCGTAGGCTCAAGACCCTCGGCGGCCTCACGCCCTACGAATACATCTGCAAGATCTGGACATCAGAGCCAGACAGATTCATCCTAAACCCGATCCACCAGATGCCGGGACTGAACACCTAGGTTGAGGCTGATGATACGACAGAAGGGACAATCCATGCGCATCACCACCGTCGCGCCGCCGCTGATCCTGACCGCGACCTTGCTGGCGGGTTGCACCCAGGGGGCGATGACCGCGAACCGCCCGGCAGCCGCCGCCACCCCGGAGACGCCGATGACCACCCAGCAGGTCGCGGCGGCGGCCATCACCCGCGCGCCCGCGCCGCGCCCGGCGGCCCGCGCGACGGCGGCGCAGCTGGACACGACCTCGGCCGAGCAGCGCGCCGCCGCCGCCAAGCCGGCAGACGCGGCCGAGACGAAGCTGGGCAGCACCATCGCCTCGCTGGGGAACCCGTCCGAGGGCGGGTTCTGGATCAAGACGCCGCTGGTCAAGGAACGCGAGCTGGGCCGGATCGTGAACCCGGCCACCGGCAAGTCGGCCAAGGTCGACCTGATCCCGCTGGACGGCCCGGCCAGCGGCGGATCCCAGGTGTCGCTGCCCGCGCTGCAACTGCTGGGCGTGTCGCTGACCGACCTGCCGGTGATCGAGGTCTATCGCTCCTGAACCAGCCGCAGGGCTTCCTTGCGCGCGAAGGGCTTCATCCGCGCCCCGTGATCGGCCAGGAAGGCGCGGACGCGGGGCGCGTCGCGTTTGGACAGGTCGCGCAGCCACCAGGCGATGGCCTTCTGGATGAACCCGTCGCGGTCGTCGGCCAGCCGCGCGGCCCAGTCGAGGACGCGTTCGCGGGTGGCCAGATCGTCGGGCTTGGGGTTGTTCATCTTGGCCCAGGGCAGGGTGCCCACCAGGGCGGCGCGGCGGGTCCATGTGTTGGGGTGATCCAGCCAGGTTTCGACCTGGTCCAGCCGTGCGGGATCGGCGACCAGCCGCTTCTGCCCGGCGATCATGGCGGTATCGGCGATGGCCCAGCCGTCGAAATCCGGCGCCCAGCCCGCGATCAGCGCCCAGACCGCATCGTCGGGCCGGATCCGGGCCTGGGTCAGCAGCTTGGCGGCGGCGATGCGGGCCTCGTGGATGTCGCTGGCCCACAAGGCAGCGGCCAGGGCGATGCGGCCGTCCAGGTCGCGGGACGCGCGCCAGTCGGCCACCAGGGCGTCGATCTGCGGATTCGGCACGCCCAGACAGGTCCGCGCCGCCTTGTGATAGGCGGCCATCTGTCCGGCCTTTTCGGCATCCGCCAGGGCTAGCAACGCGTCCAGTTCGATCATCGGACCCTCCTGTTCCGGCGGTTCTAGGGGTGGCAGAGGCCGCGCGCCAGCGATAAAAGGTTTGCGCAATCAACAGGTGTGCCCATGTCCCATTCCGCCGATCCCCGCCCGATGACCGCCCGCCGCAGCGGCCCCCTGCGGGGCGTGGCACAGGTGCCCGGCGACAAGTCGATCAGCCATCGCGCCCTGATCCTGGGCGCGCTGTCGGTGGGCGAGACGCGGATCACCGGCCTGCTGGAGGGCCAGGACGTGCTGGACACCGCCAGGGCGATGGCGGCCTTCGGCGCGCAGGTCGAGCGGCTGGGGACCGGCGAATGGTCGGTCCACGGCGTCGGCGTCGGCGGGTTTTCGGAACCCGAAGGCGTGATCGACTGCGGCAATTCCGGGACCGGGGTGCGGCTGATCATGGGCGCGATGGCGACCACGCCGATCACCGCGACCTTCACCGGCGATGCCAGCCTGTCGCGCCGCCCGATGGCGCGCGTGACCGACCCCCTGGCGCTGTTCGGCGCAGAGATCACCGCGCGCGAGGGCGGGCGGCTGCCCATCACCATCCAGGGCGCGGCCGACCCGCTGCCGGTGCGGTATCGCACGCCGGTCGCCAGCGCGCAGATCAAGTCGGCGGTCCTGCTGGCGGGGCTGAACGTGCCGGGGGAAACCGTGGTGATCGAGGCGGAACCCACGCGCGACCACTCTGAACGGATGCTGGCCGGGTTCGGCGCGGAGATCCGCACCGAGATGACCGCCGAAGGCCATGTGATCACGCTGCAAGGCCGCCCGGACCTGCGCGCGCAGCCGGTCGCGGTGCCGCGCGATCCCTCAAGCGCGGCTTTCCCGGTGGCTGCGGCGCTGATCGTGCCGGGGTCGGAGATCCGCGTTCCGGGCGTCAGCCGCAATCCCACGCGGGACGGGCTGTATGTCACCCTGCTGGAAATGGGTGCTGACATCGCCTTTGAAAATCTGCACGAGGAAGGAGGCGAGCCGGTGGCCGATCTGGTGGTCCGTCATGGCCCGCTGAAAGGCGTCACGGTGCCTGCCGAACGCGCGGCCAGCATGATCGACGAATTTCCGATCCTGTCGGTCATCGCGGCCTTTGCCGAAGGCGCGACGGTCATGAACGGCGTGGCGGAACTGCGCGTCAAGGAAAGCGACCGGATCGACGCGATGGCGCGCGGGCTGGAGGCCAACGGCGTCCGGGTCGAGGAGACCAAGGACAGCATGACCGTTCACGGCATGGCGCGGGTGCCCGGCGGCGGCACGGCGGTCAGCCATCTGGATCACCGCATCGCCATGTCCTTCCTGGTCCTGGGGCTGGCAACCCAGGCGCCGGTTTCCGTGGATGACGGCTCGCCCATCGCCACGTCCTTCCCGGATTTCCTGCCGCTGATGCAGGGGCTGGGCGCCGATCTGGGCTAGGCGTCGCGTTCGTCGAACTTGGCTTCGATATTGTTGCCGTCGGGGTCCAGCAAGAAGGCGGCATAATAGCCGGGGTGGTAGTCGCGCAGCCCCGGTGCGCCGTTGTCGGTGCCTCCTGCCTTCAGGCCGGCGGCGTGAAAGGCTTGGACCTCGGCCCGCGACCCCGCGCGGAACGCCAGGTGGATGCGGCTGGGCGGGGTATTGGCGTCGGCCTGGTCCAGATAGAACTCGTCCAACTCCACCCAGTCGCGCCCCGCATGGGCGTCAGCGGCCCGGCCCAGGGCTTCGAAGATCGCCAGATAAAAGCTGCTGGCCCGGTCGAAATCGACGGCCCGCAGATGAATGTGGTCGATCAGCTGGGTCGGTTTTCGCGTCATCGGGGCACCTCCGCGACGGCAACGCAGAGGCGCCCTGCCGGTTCACGGAACTTTTGTTAGGTCACCGTCTGCGGATAGCCGACCGCGCGCAGGGCCACGGCGATCTCATCCAGGATCGCGGGGTCGTCGATGGTCGCCGGGGTCTTGAACGGCTCGCCATCGGCGATCTTGACCATCGTCGCGCGCAGGATCTTGCCCGACCGGGTCTTGGGCAGGCGGTCCACCACGCAGGCGGTCTTGAAGGCCGCGACCGGGCCGATCTGGTCGCGGACCATGCCCACGACCTCCTTGACGACCTGGGCGTCGGGCGTGTTCGTCCCTTTCTTCAGGCACAGCAGGCCCAGCGGCATCTGCCCCTTGAGGCTGTCTGCCACGCCGATCACCGCGCATTCGGCGACGGCGGGATGGGCGGACAGAACCTCCTCCATCGCGCCGGTGGACAGGCGGTGGCCCGCGACGTTGATCACGTCGTCGGTGCGCGCCATGACATACAGGTATCCGTCCTCGTCGATATAGCCCGCATCGCCGGTTTCATAATAGCCGGGGAAATGCGACAGATAGGATTTCCTGAACCGATCCTCGGCCTTCCACAGGGTCGGCAGGGTGCCCGGCGGCAGCGGCAGCGTGATCGCCACCGCGCCCAGCGTCCCGGCCGGAACCGGGTGGCCCGCCTCGTCCAGAACCTGCACGTCATAACCGGGCAGCGCGACCGAGGGGCTGCCGTGCTTGACCGGCAGAAGCTCGATCCCCACCGGGTTGGCGACGATGGGCCAGCCGGTTTCGGTCTGCCACCAGTGGTCGATCACCGGGACGCCCAGCTTTTCCTCGGCCCATTGGATCGTGTCGGGATCGGCGCGTTCACCGGCCAGATACAGCGTCTTGAAATGGCGCAGGTTGTAGTCGCCGATCAGCTTGCCCTCGGGATCTTCCCGCCGGATGGCGCGGATCGCGGTGGGGGCGCTGAAGACGCTTTTGACCCGATGGTTCTGGATCACCCGCCAATAGGCGGCGGCGTCGGGGGTGCCGACCGGCTTGCCTTCGAACACGATGGTGGTGGCGCCGACCGTCAGCGGGCCATAGCAGATATAGCTGTGGCCGACGACCCAGCCCACATCGGACGCGGCCCAGAACACATCGCCCGCCTGAATGTCGTAGATGTTCTTCATCGTCCAGGCCAGCGCGACCAGATGACCGCCCGTATGGCGCACCACGCCCTTGGGCTGGCCCGTGGTCCCCGAAGTATAGAGGACATAGGCCGGATGGTTGCCCTCGACCGGGACGCATTCGGCGAGTTCGACCCCATACTGGAAGCTGTGCCAGGCCACGTCGCGGCCGGGGGTCAGTTCGGCAACCTCTTGTTCTCGCTGGAAGATCACGCAGAAATCGGGCTTGTAAATGGCTTCCTCGATGGCGCGGTCCAAAAGCGGCTTGTAATGGACGACCCGGCCCGGCTCGACCCCGCAAGAGGCCGCGATGATCGCCTTGGGGGTGGCGTCGTTGATGCGCACCGCCAGTTCATGCGCGGCAAATCCGCCGAAGACGACCGAATGGATCGCGCCCAGCCGCGCGCAGGCCAGCATCGCCTCCAGCGCCTCGGGGACCATCGGCATGTAGATGATGACCCGGTCGCCCTTTTCGATGCCCTTGGCGCGCAGCGCGCCCGCGAGGCTGGCGACCCGGTCGCGCAATTCGCGATAGGTGATGCCGCGATAGGACCGGGTGATCGGGCTGTCGTGGATGATCGCGATCTGGTCGCCGCGCCCGGCCTCGACATGGCGGTCCACGGCGTTCCAGCAGGCGTTAAGGCTGCCGTCCGCGAACCATTCCCCCGCCGGTCCCTGGTCGAAGAAGGCGCGGCTGGGCGGGCGGTCCCAGTCGATCTTTCCGGCGGCCTCCATCCAGAATGCTTCGGGATCCGCCTGCCAGGCGGCATAGGTGTCGCGATACGACATGATGGTGTCTCCTCACTCCTGCCGTTTGTTACGCAGCGGACTGGGGGGCGCGCAACGATGTTAGCGGAACAGGTCGGGGCCGCGCGGCAAATTGTAGCAAATATCCGGCGGATTCCTTTGCAAACCGAAAACGCCTGCAAAATGGGCCATGCGGGGGCGCTGACTTTGCAAATGCAGCCATGCGGAAGCAGCGCCGCCCGGGCGATCATCAGCCGAATCGCCCGGCCTTTGGCTTAACTGTAATGGGCGACCGGGGTTCCGGCCAAGGCGCTCATGTTCAGCAGGCCGCGGACGGTGATCGAGGGGGTGACGATATGCGCGCGGTTGCCCATGCCCATCAGGATCGGCCCGACCTCCAGCCCGTTGGCGCGCATCTTCAGCGCGTTGCGCACGCCGGACGCCGCGTCGGTGCCGGGGAAGACCAGCACGTTCGCCACCCCTTCCAGCCGGGACTCGGGAAAGATCCGCTCTCTCAACTCGGGATCCAGGGCCGCGTCGACATGCATTTCGCCGTCATACATGAAGTCCGGCTTGCGCGCGTCCAGCAGCGCCAGCGCCTCTCGCATCTTGCGGCCGGTATAGCTGTCCAGATTGCCGAATTGCGAATGGCAGCACAGCGCGATCTTGGGCGTCAGGCCGAAGCGGCGGACGTGGCGCGCGGCGCCGATCACCGTCTCCATCACCTGCGAGGGCGTCGGATCGTTGTGGCATTGCGTGTCGGCGATGAACAGCGGGCCGTCCTCCAGGATGATCATCGACAGTGCGCCGACCGGCGACAACCCGTCGCGGGCCAGGATTTCCCGGATATAGCGCAGGTGCCAGGTATATTGGCCGAAGGTGCCGCAGATCAGGCTGTCGGACTCGCCGCGGTGGACCATGACGGCGCCGATGGCGGTGGTGTTGGTGCGCATGATCGCGCGGGCGATGTCGGGGCTGACGCCGCGCCGGGCCATCAGATGGTGATAGGTTTCCCAGTAATCGCGATAGCGGGGGTCGTTTTCGGGGTTCACGATCTCGAAATCGCGTTCGGGGCGGATCGGCAGGCCCGCGCGTTCGCAGCGCGTGGCCACGACCTCGGGGCGGCCGATCAGGATCGGCAGGTCGGTCGTTTCCTCCAGCATGGCGTTGGCGGCGCGCAGGACGCGTTCATCCTCGCCCTCGGCAAAGACGATGCGGCGGTCGGCGGCGCGCGAGGCCTCGAAGACCGGGCGCATGATCAGGGCCGACCGGAAGACCGAGCTGTCCAGCTTGCGCTTGTAGGCGTCCAGATCCTCCAGCGGGCGGGTGGCGACGCCGCTTTCCATCGCGGCGCGGGCCACGGCGGAACTGACGATGCCGACCAGGCGCGGGTCGAAGGGCTTGGGGATCAGGTAATCCGCGCCGAAGGTCAGCGTCTCGCCCCGATAGGCGGCGGCGGCCTCGGCGGCGGTGGTGGTCCGGGCCAGCTTGGCGATGCCGTCGATGCAGGCCAGCTCCATGTCCGCGTTGATGGTGGTCGCGCCCACGTCAAGCGCGCCGCGGAAGATGAAGGGGAAGCACAGGACGTTGTTGACCTGGTTCGGGAAATCGCTGCGCCCGGTGGCGATGATCGCGTCGGGGGCGACGGCGCGGGCGTCGTCGGGCAGGATTTCCGGGGTCGGGTTCGCCAGCGCGAAGATGACCGGGCGGCGGGACATCCTGCCCACCATCTCGGGCTTCAGGACGCCGGGGCCCGACAGGCCCAGGAACAGGTCGGCGCCCTCGATCACCTCGGCCAGGGTGCGGGCGTCGGTGTCCTGGGCGAAGGCGGCCTTCTGGGCGGTCATGTCCTCGACCCGGCCCTTGTAGACCAGGCCGTGGATGTCGCACAGCCAGACGTTTTCCCGCTTGACGCCCAGCTTCAGCAGCATGTTGAGACAGGCGATCCCCGCCGCCCCGCCGCCGGTCGAGACGATCTTGATGTCGGAAAACCGCTTGCCCGCGACATGCAGCGCGTTGGTCGCCGCCGCGCCCACGACGATCGCGGTGCCGTGCTGGTCGTCGTGAAAGACCGGGATGTTCATGCGTTCGCGGCACAGCTTTTCGACGATGAAGCAGTCGGGCGCCTTGATGTCTTCCAGGTTGATCGCGCCGAAGGTGGGTTCCAGCGCGCAGACGATATCGGCCAGCTTTTCGGGATCGGATTCGTTCACCTCGATATCGAAGCAGTCGATATTGGCGAATTTCTTGAACAGGACGGCCTTGCCCTCCATCACCGGCTTCGATGCCGCCGCGCCGATATTGCCCAGGCCCAGCACGGCCGTGCCGTTCGACACCACCGCGACCAGGTTCGCGCGCGAGGTATAGCGGCTGGCCGTGGCGGGATCGGCCTTGATCTCCAGACAGGCCTCGGCCACGCCGGGGGAATAGGCGCGGGACAGGTCGCGGCCGTTCGCCAGGGGCTTGGTGGCGCGGATCTCCAGCTTACCCGGACGCGGGAATTCGTGATAATCCAGTGCCTCTTGCCGGGCGTTGTCCTGCCTGCGTTCGTCCATCTCGGCCCCCTTGGTCGCAAATTGGTTGAGCGTTAAACCATTTCCGGAACGGGGAACAGGCGGCTTCGTCTTGCGTTAGCGGAAACCCTGCGCGAAACTGCGCAACGAATGGTGAGGATGCCCCCATGTCGCTGTTGGATGCCGCGCGCGCAGTCCGGGAAATGGCCTATGCGCCCTATTCGCGCTTCAAGGTCGGCGCGGCCATTCGCGGCAGGTCGGGCGCGATCTATCGCGGCTGCAATGTCGAGAACGTCGCCTATCCCGAAGGCACCTGCGCCGAGGCCGGGGCCATCGCCGCGATGGTCGCCGCCGGAGAGACGGAACTGATCGAGGTCGCGGTGATCGCCGACAGCCCCGCGCCGGTGCCCCCCTGCGGCGGCTGCCGCCAGAAGCTGGCCGAATTCGCCCGCGCCGACACGCCGGTCCTGCTGGCCACGACCGAGGGCGCGACGCTGGCCACCACGGTGGGCGAATTGCTGCCGGGCCGGTTCGACGTCGGGCATATGGCCAAGGCGGAATGACCGACCCGCGCCCCGTCATCGCCGCGATCCGCGATGGCCGTGGTCTGGACGGCCCAGGCGCGGCGCTGATCGCGCAGGGCCTCGCGAACGGGTCGATCGGCGACGCGCAGGCGGGCGCCTTCGCGATGGCGGTTCTGCTGAAGGGCACGGGCGTCAAGGGGCGTGTCGCGCTGACGCGGGCGATGCGCGATTCGGGCCATGTGCTGCACTGGGATCTGCCGGGGCCGGTGGTGGACAAGCATTCGACCGGCGGCATCGGCGACACGGTCAGCCTGGTGCTGGCCCCCCTGCTGGCGGCGCGGGGAATGTTCGTGCCGATGATCTCGGGCCGGGGGCTCGGCCATACCGGCGGCACGCTGGACAAGCTGGAGGCGATCCCCGGCTATCGCTGCGACCAGTCCGAGGATGACTTCCGTCGCATCACCCGCAGCGTGGGCTGCGCCATCGTCGCGGCCAGCGGTGATTTCGCCCCCGCCGACCGCAGGCTGTATGCGATCCGCGACGAATCGGCGACGGTGGAATCGGTCGACCTGATCACGGCCTCGATCCTGTCCAAGAAGCTGGCGGCCGGGTTGCAGGCGCTTGTGCTGGATGTGAAGGCGGGGTCAGGGGCGTTCTTGCGCAACTCCGAATCCTCGCGGCGGCTGGCGCAGGCCCTGGTGGAAACCGCGAATGGCGCGGGCTGCGCGACATCGGCGCTGATCACCGACATGGACCAGCCGCTGGCCCGCAGCGCGGGCAACGCGCTTGAGGTGGCCGAGGCGATCCGTGTGCTGCGCGGCGAACCCGGCGCGCTGCGCGACCTGACGCTGGCGCTTGCGTCCGAGGTTCTGCGGCTGGCGGGGCAGGGGGATGCCGGGCTGTCGGACCTGCTGGACGGCGGCGCTGCGGCGGAAATCTTCGGCCGCATGGTCGCCGCGCAGGGCGGCCCCGCCGATCTGCTGGACCGCCCCGACGCGCATCTGGTCGCCGCCCCCGTCATCCGCTCCGTGCCCGCGCCCGAGGGGCGGATCGCGCGGATCGACGTGACCGCCCTTGGCCATGCGGTCGTGGCGCTTGGCGGCGGCCGGGTCCGCGCGGGCGAGGCGGTGGACCCCCGCGTCGGCCTGTCGATGCTGGCGAAACTGGGCGAGGAAGTCGGCCCCGGACGCCCGCTGGCCCTGATCCACGCCGCCGACGACACCGCGGCCGAGGTCGCCGTCGCCGCCGTCACCGCCGCCTATCGCCTGGGCGAGGGCGGCGAACCCGGCCCCCTGGTGCGCCAACGGATCGCGTCGTGACCGACAGGCGGGCCTTCCTGATCGTCATGGACAGCGTCGGCATCGGCGGCGCGCCGGATGCGGACCAGTTCTTCAACGGCCACCTGCCCGATACCGGCGCGAACACCCTGGGCCATATCGCCCAGGCGCAGGCGCTGCACATGCCGACCCTTGCGCGGCTGGGCCTTGGCGCGGCGGTGCGGCTGGCCTCTGGGCAGGACGCGCCCGGCCTGATGGTTCCGCCGCAGGGGCTGTGGGGGGCCGCGACCGAGATCTCTCGCGGCAAGGATACGCCCTCGGGCCATTGGGAAATCGCCGGCGTGCCGGTGCCCTGGGACTGGCACTATTTCCCCGATACCGCTCCGGCCTTTCCGCCCGACGTCACCGCGCGAATCTGCGAACTGGCGGGAACAGACGGCATCCTTGCCAATCGCCACGCCTCGGGCACCCAGGTGATCGAGGATTTCGGGGCCGAGCATATCCGCACCGGCTGGCCGATCTGCTATACCTCGGTGGACAGCGTGTTGCAGATCGCCGCGCATGAGGAGCATTTCGGCCTGGACCGGCTGATCGGGGTGTGCCGGTCGCTGGCGCCGATGCTGCACGCGATGCGCGTCGGCCGGGTGATCGCCCGGCCCTTCCTGGGCGAGGCGCCGGGCCGCTTCCGCCGCACCGGCAACCGCCGCGACTTCGCCATCGCCCCGCCGGGCCGCACGATCCTAGACATCGCCCAGGACAAGGGCCGCGTCACCCATGCCATCGGCAAGATCGGCGACATCTTCAGCCATCGCGGCATCATCCATCTGCACAAGGGCAAATCGGACGCCGATCTGGCCCAACACCTGATCCGCCTGGGACGCGAGGCCGAACCGGGCAGCCTGACCTTCGCCAATTTCGTCGAATTCGACACGAATTTCGGCCACCGCCGCGACATTCCCGGCTATGCCGCGCAACTGGAATGGTTCGACGGGGTGGCGGGCCGGTTCCTGGCGACGCTGCGCCCCGGCGATCTGGCGATCTTCACCGCCGATCACGGCAACGATCCGTCCTGGCCCGGCACCGACCATACCCGCGAACGGGTGGCGGTCCTGGGTCACGGGGTCGGGACGCGCCCCGTAGGGGTGGTGGGCTTCAGCGACATCGGCGCCTCGGTCCTGGCGCATCTGGGCCTGCCGCCGCCCGATCATGGAAGGTCGTTTCTGTGAAGAAGATCGAATTGCACCTACACCTGGAAGGGGCCGCGCCGCCCGGATTCATCCGGGGTCTGGCCGCCGAGAAATTTGCCGATCTGACCGGCCTGTTCGACGCGCAAGGCCATTATGCCTATGAGGGCTTCGACGGCTTCCTGCGCTGCTACCAGGCCGCGACCAGCGTTCTGCAAACCCCGCGGGATTACGCCCGCCTGCTGGCCGAGGTGCTGGAGCGGTCCGCCGAACAGGGCGTCATCTATACCGAACTGTTCGTCTCGCCCGAATTCTGCGGCGGGGCCGACCTGTCCGCCTGGCGCGACTATCTGGCGGCGATGACCGAAACCGCCGACAAGGCCCGCTTGGACGGCATCGACAGCCGCGCCATCCTGACCGCGATTCGCCATTTCGGCCCGGACCGTGCCCGGAAAACCGCGCTCTGCGCGGCGGAAACGGCGGGCGGCTGGGTCACCGGCTTCGGCATGGGCGGGGCCGAGGGTGCGGGCCGCGCCACCGATTACGCCTGGTCCTTCGACTGCGCGCGCGAGGCCGGGCTGGGTCTGACCTGCCACGCGGGTGAATGGGGCGGGCCGGACAGCATCCGCGAGGCCCTGGCGCTCGGCTGCACCCGAATCGGCCACGGCATCCGCGCCATCGAGGACGCGGCGCTTGTCCGTGATCTGGCCGACAAGGCGGTGACGCTGGAGGTCTGCCCCGGATCGAATGTCGCGCTTGGGCTGTTCCCCGACTGGCCCGCCCATCCCATCGCCCGGCTGGCCGACGCGGGGGTGCGCGTCACCGTCTCGACCGACGATCCGCCGTTCTTTCACACGACGATGCGTCACGAATACGACCGGCTTGCCGACGCCTTCGGTTGGGGCGATACGGACTTCGCGCAGATCAACCGATGGGCCGCCGAGGCCGCCTTTTGCGACCCCGCGACCCGCGACCGGCTTTTGAAGGAGTTTCCGTGACCCAGCACCTGACCCTCATCGACCACCCGCTGGTCCAGCACAAGCTGACGATCATGCGCCAGAAGGACGTATCGACCGCCGGCTTCCGCCGCCTGCTGCGGGAAATCAGCCTGCTGCTGGCCTATGAGGTGACGCGCGAACTGGAACTGACCACCACGCGGATC contains:
- a CDS encoding DNA alkylation repair protein, whose translation is MIELDALLALADAEKAGQMAAYHKAARTCLGVPNPQIDALVADWRASRDLDGRIALAAALWASDIHEARIAAAKLLTQARIRPDDAVWALIAGWAPDFDGWAIADTAMIAGQKRLVADPARLDQVETWLDHPNTWTRRAALVGTLPWAKMNNPKPDDLATRERVLDWAARLADDRDGFIQKAIAWWLRDLSKRDAPRVRAFLADHGARMKPFARKEALRLVQER
- a CDS encoding thymidine phosphorylase, with amino-acid sequence MTDPRPVIAAIRDGRGLDGPGAALIAQGLANGSIGDAQAGAFAMAVLLKGTGVKGRVALTRAMRDSGHVLHWDLPGPVVDKHSTGGIGDTVSLVLAPLLAARGMFVPMISGRGLGHTGGTLDKLEAIPGYRCDQSEDDFRRITRSVGCAIVAASGDFAPADRRLYAIRDESATVESVDLITASILSKKLAAGLQALVLDVKAGSGAFLRNSESSRRLAQALVETANGAGCATSALITDMDQPLARSAGNALEVAEAIRVLRGEPGALRDLTLALASEVLRLAGQGDAGLSDLLDGGAAAEIFGRMVAAQGGPADLLDRPDAHLVAAPVIRSVPAPEGRIARIDVTALGHAVVALGGGRVRAGEAVDPRVGLSMLAKLGEEVGPGRPLALIHAADDTAAEVAVAAVTAAYRLGEGGEPGPLVRQRIAS
- a CDS encoding VOC family protein, with amino-acid sequence MTRKPTQLIDHIHLRAVDFDRASSFYLAIFEALGRAADAHAGRDWVELDEFYLDQADANTPPSRIHLAFRAGSRAEVQAFHAAGLKAGGTDNGAPGLRDYHPGYYAAFLLDPDGNNIEAKFDERDA
- a CDS encoding phosphopentomutase: MTDRRAFLIVMDSVGIGGAPDADQFFNGHLPDTGANTLGHIAQAQALHMPTLARLGLGAAVRLASGQDAPGLMVPPQGLWGAATEISRGKDTPSGHWEIAGVPVPWDWHYFPDTAPAFPPDVTARICELAGTDGILANRHASGTQVIEDFGAEHIRTGWPICYTSVDSVLQIAAHEEHFGLDRLIGVCRSLAPMLHAMRVGRVIARPFLGEAPGRFRRTGNRRDFAIAPPGRTILDIAQDKGRVTHAIGKIGDIFSHRGIIHLHKGKSDADLAQHLIRLGREAEPGSLTFANFVEFDTNFGHRRDIPGYAAQLEWFDGVAGRFLATLRPGDLAIFTADHGNDPSWPGTDHTRERVAVLGHGVGTRPVGVVGFSDIGASVLAHLGLPPPDHGRSFL
- a CDS encoding NADP-dependent malic enzyme; translation: MDERRQDNARQEALDYHEFPRPGKLEIRATKPLANGRDLSRAYSPGVAEACLEIKADPATASRYTSRANLVAVVSNGTAVLGLGNIGAAASKPVMEGKAVLFKKFANIDCFDIEVNESDPEKLADIVCALEPTFGAINLEDIKAPDCFIVEKLCRERMNIPVFHDDQHGTAIVVGAAATNALHVAGKRFSDIKIVSTGGGAAGIACLNMLLKLGVKRENVWLCDIHGLVYKGRVEDMTAQKAAFAQDTDARTLAEVIEGADLFLGLSGPGVLKPEMVGRMSRRPVIFALANPTPEILPDDARAVAPDAIIATGRSDFPNQVNNVLCFPFIFRGALDVGATTINADMELACIDGIAKLARTTTAAEAAAAYRGETLTFGADYLIPKPFDPRLVGIVSSAVARAAMESGVATRPLEDLDAYKRKLDSSVFRSALIMRPVFEASRAADRRIVFAEGEDERVLRAANAMLEETTDLPILIGRPEVVATRCERAGLPIRPERDFEIVNPENDPRYRDYWETYHHLMARRGVSPDIARAIMRTNTTAIGAVMVHRGESDSLICGTFGQYTWHLRYIREILARDGLSPVGALSMIILEDGPLFIADTQCHNDPTPSQVMETVIGAARHVRRFGLTPKIALCCHSQFGNLDSYTGRKMREALALLDARKPDFMYDGEMHVDAALDPELRERIFPESRLEGVANVLVFPGTDAASGVRNALKMRANGLEVGPILMGMGNRAHIVTPSITVRGLLNMSALAGTPVAHYS
- the aroA gene encoding 3-phosphoshikimate 1-carboxyvinyltransferase, with translation MSHSADPRPMTARRSGPLRGVAQVPGDKSISHRALILGALSVGETRITGLLEGQDVLDTARAMAAFGAQVERLGTGEWSVHGVGVGGFSEPEGVIDCGNSGTGVRLIMGAMATTPITATFTGDASLSRRPMARVTDPLALFGAEITAREGGRLPITIQGAADPLPVRYRTPVASAQIKSAVLLAGLNVPGETVVIEAEPTRDHSERMLAGFGAEIRTEMTAEGHVITLQGRPDLRAQPVAVPRDPSSAAFPVAAALIVPGSEIRVPGVSRNPTRDGLYVTLLEMGADIAFENLHEEGGEPVADLVVRHGPLKGVTVPAERAASMIDEFPILSVIAAFAEGATVMNGVAELRVKESDRIDAMARGLEANGVRVEETKDSMTVHGMARVPGGGTAVSHLDHRIAMSFLVLGLATQAPVSVDDGSPIATSFPDFLPLMQGLGADLG
- a CDS encoding cytidine deaminase, which produces MSLLDAARAVREMAYAPYSRFKVGAAIRGRSGAIYRGCNVENVAYPEGTCAEAGAIAAMVAAGETELIEVAVIADSPAPVPPCGGCRQKLAEFARADTPVLLATTEGATLATTVGELLPGRFDVGHMAKAE
- a CDS encoding propionyl-CoA synthetase gives rise to the protein MSYRDTYAAWQADPEAFWMEAAGKIDWDRPPSRAFFDQGPAGEWFADGSLNACWNAVDRHVEAGRGDQIAIIHDSPITRSYRGITYRELRDRVASLAGALRAKGIEKGDRVIIYMPMVPEALEAMLACARLGAIHSVVFGGFAAHELAVRINDATPKAIIAASCGVEPGRVVHYKPLLDRAIEEAIYKPDFCVIFQREQEVAELTPGRDVAWHSFQYGVELAECVPVEGNHPAYVLYTSGTTGQPKGVVRHTGGHLVALAWTMKNIYDIQAGDVFWAASDVGWVVGHSYICYGPLTVGATTIVFEGKPVGTPDAAAYWRVIQNHRVKSVFSAPTAIRAIRREDPEGKLIGDYNLRHFKTLYLAGERADPDTIQWAEEKLGVPVIDHWWQTETGWPIVANPVGIELLPVKHGSPSVALPGYDVQVLDEAGHPVPAGTLGAVAITLPLPPGTLPTLWKAEDRFRKSYLSHFPGYYETGDAGYIDEDGYLYVMARTDDVINVAGHRLSTGAMEEVLSAHPAVAECAVIGVADSLKGQMPLGLLCLKKGTNTPDAQVVKEVVGMVRDQIGPVAAFKTACVVDRLPKTRSGKILRATMVKIADGEPFKTPATIDDPAILDEIAVALRAVGYPQTVT
- a CDS encoding adenosine deaminase, encoding MKKIELHLHLEGAAPPGFIRGLAAEKFADLTGLFDAQGHYAYEGFDGFLRCYQAATSVLQTPRDYARLLAEVLERSAEQGVIYTELFVSPEFCGGADLSAWRDYLAAMTETADKARLDGIDSRAILTAIRHFGPDRARKTALCAAETAGGWVTGFGMGGAEGAGRATDYAWSFDCAREAGLGLTCHAGEWGGPDSIREALALGCTRIGHGIRAIEDAALVRDLADKAVTLEVCPGSNVALGLFPDWPAHPIARLADAGVRVTVSTDDPPFFHTTMRHEYDRLADAFGWGDTDFAQINRWAAEAAFCDPATRDRLLKEFP